The genomic DNA CGGACGTTGTGCCGGAGGACGCGGTTGAGCACCTCGATGCGCCGCTGGCGTCGCTGTTGCTCGGTGACGTCGGTGTAGGTTCCGAACGCCCGGAGCCCGTCGTCGGTCTCGTAGGGGACCGCCCGGAAGAGGAACTCGCGGGGACCGTCCGCGGTCTGTCGCCGGACCTGCTCGGAGACGGGTTCCCCGTTCCGGACCCGCTCGACCAGTCTCCGCGCCGCGTCCACGTCGGGGTCGCCCGTCAGCACGAGGTCCCTCGACGGCAACCCGACCAGTTCCGCGGGGTCGCGCCCGCCGCCGAACGCCCGGGCGAACGGCTCGTTGCACCGGCGGATGATCGGCTCGCCGTCCTCGAACCGGAAATCGGCCACCGGGTCCGGGATATGCGTGAACAGCGAGGCGAACCGGTCCCGCTCCCGCGAGAGCTCCCCTCGCGTCTCGGCCAGCTCCGAGATGTCACGGATGACCGCGACCAGCGGTGGCTCGCCACCCGCGCCCAGCGAGACCTCCAGCTCGACCGGGCGGACCTCGTCGTCGACGTTCACGGTCGTCTCGAAGCGTCCCGGCTCGCCGCCAGTCGTGTTCTGGGCGGCCTCGACCATCGCCGCGAGGTCGGATTCTGGGAGGAGGTCCTCGACCCGTTCCCCCACGAGGTCGTCGCGACCCACACCGAGGAACGTCGCCAGCGAGTCGCTGACCAGCTCGACGCGGAGGTCCTCCCCGACGACGGCCGTCATCTCGCTGCCCTGTTCGATGGCGGTCTCGTACAGCCGGAGCCGGTCACGCTGGACGGCACGCTCCAGCGCCGCCGTCACGCTCTCGCCGAGGATCTCCGCCACGCGCCACTCGAACCCGCCCGGATCCGGGTCCGGGAGCTCGATCCCGAGGGTCCCGTGTTCGCCCAGTGGCACGACCAGCCCGTCGGTCACCTCGGCCTGGTTACCGTACCCGCCCGGGGCGAACAGCGTCGGGTCGAACCGCATCGTCTCGCCCCGCTCGTAGGCGCGTCCCGAGAGGCTCTCCCCGACGGCGACGGGCGACACCTCGGTCAACTCGGTGGCGCTCCCGGCGACCGGCACGAGCTGCCCGGTCTCGTCGTCGTAGAGCCTGACGAGGCTGTCGTAGCCGAGGATCTCCTCGACGGCGGTGGCCGCCACCCGCGCCACCTCGTCGCTCGTCTCGGCGTCCAGCAGCGCCCGGGACCGGTCCAGCAGGGCCGTCACGGCCTCACGCTGCTCGACCCGCGTACTCACGTCGCGCTGGGTCCCGACGAACCGGGTCAACTCACCGCCTTCGTAGATAGGGGTGACCTGGAGTTCGTTCCAGAACGGGGTCCCGTCGGCCCGGTAGTTCCGGACGACGGTCTCGATGGACTCGCCGGCATCGAGGGCCGCCCCGATGGCCGCGGCCTTCTCGGCGTCGGTTTCGGGGCCCTGGAGGAACCGGCAGTCCTCCCCGAGTACCGCCTCCCTGTCGTAGCCGGTCAGCTGCTCGAACCCCCTGTTGACGTAGGTGAGGGGCCGCTCGCCCCCCTGGCCGGCGTCGGCGACCGTGATGGCGCTCTCGGACGCCTCGATGGCCTCGTGGAGCTGTTCGCGCTCGCGCTCCACCCGGCGGTGCTCCAGCCGGTCGCCGATCCACTCGACGATCAGTTCCACCAGCGTCCGCTCGTCCTCGGTGAACGGCGCCCGGGCCTCCGTTCCGCTGAAACAGACCGTCCCGTACAGCTCGCCGTCCACCTCGACGCGACCGCCGACGTAGCACGAGAGCCCGTGCTCGTGGTGGGCCGGGGTGTCGGCCCA from Haloglomus litoreum includes the following:
- a CDS encoding PAS domain S-box protein encodes the protein MGKDGMRDPNLETLQRSHEALRELYRVSAEPDLSDEERIERMLDIGRQRLGLPAGYLSTVDQAADDYTIEVAVGDVVSAGDTFSFSTTYCRETVETEEPRLIPNVDETVWADTPAHHEHGLSCYVGGRVEVDGELYGTVCFSGTEARAPFTEDERTLVELIVEWIGDRLEHRRVEREREQLHEAIEASESAITVADAGQGGERPLTYVNRGFEQLTGYDREAVLGEDCRFLQGPETDAEKAAAIGAALDAGESIETVVRNYRADGTPFWNELQVTPIYEGGELTRFVGTQRDVSTRVEQREAVTALLDRSRALLDAETSDEVARVAATAVEEILGYDSLVRLYDDETGQLVPVAGSATELTEVSPVAVGESLSGRAYERGETMRFDPTLFAPGGYGNQAEVTDGLVVPLGEHGTLGIELPDPDPGGFEWRVAEILGESVTAALERAVQRDRLRLYETAIEQGSEMTAVVGEDLRVELVSDSLATFLGVGRDDLVGERVEDLLPESDLAAMVEAAQNTTGGEPGRFETTVNVDDEVRPVELEVSLGAGGEPPLVAVIRDISELAETRGELSRERDRFASLFTHIPDPVADFRFEDGEPIIRRCNEPFARAFGGGRDPAELVGLPSRDLVLTGDPDVDAARRLVERVRNGEPVSEQVRRQTADGPREFLFRAVPYETDDGLRAFGTYTDVTEQQRRQRRIEVLNRVLRHNVRNQINIADGNARLLADHIDDEDLKPIIEGLRSATESVLSVSEKARQAERALAQSRGDGPPPDAVVGNVVEEFRSEWPDRTIEFERPGDPATVTGSDRLEPVVANLVENALEHNGPEVTVRVRLAVDGGRLELRVADDGCGIPRLERSLIQGEQEITQLNHGNGIGLWVVRWIVDTMGGGVRFEDEDGWHAVVVSVPLADD